From the Manihot esculenta cultivar AM560-2 chromosome 3, M.esculenta_v8, whole genome shotgun sequence genome, one window contains:
- the LOC110612225 gene encoding transmembrane protein 45B-like has translation MGSLIGHVLPGIAFLALGLWHLFNHIKLYSLHPNSYISSAWFPTSKVRHLELFLIMAGSSISISMELFIGPERHQPFDSDGTIPSNHLKNFEHSSISMLFFVYATFAILLDRFKPKSHLGLTQLLGAVAFGQQLFLFHLHSTDHQGLEGQYHLLLQAIVVVSVVTTLMGIGLPRSFLVSFVRSVSIFFQGVWFIVMGYMLWTPELLPRGCELYNEDEHHVVRCGSQQALHRAKSLVNILFSCFLIGTAIFAVSFYMGMVERFGTREDYYCKLPKEFEEMQEEEEEFCDAESQKEKKFGESKGAFVHMEARIAPFNMER, from the coding sequence ATGGGTAGTCTAATAGGGCATGTATTACCGGGCATAGCTTTCCTTGCATTAGGTTTGTGGCATCTCTTTAACCACATCAAACTCTATTCTCTACATCCAAACTCCTACATTTCTTCTGCTTGGTTCCCCACTTCAAAAGTTAGGCACTTGGAGCTTTTCTTGATCATGGCAGGAAGCTCCATCTCCATTTCCATGGAGCTTTTCATTGGTCCTGAGAGACACCAACCCTTTGATTCTGATGGAACCATAccatcaaatcatctcaaaaacttTGAGCACTCTTCAATTTCAATGCTTTTCTTTGTTTATGCAACTTTTGCTATACTTCTTGACAGATTTAAGCCTAAATCTCATCTTGGTCTAACACAACTTCTTGGAGCAGTAGCTTTCGGGCAACAGCTCTTTCTCTTCCATCTCCACTCAACAGATCACCAAGGCCTAGAAGGGCAATATCATTTGCTTCTCCAAGCTATTGTAGTTGTTTCTGTAGTCACCACCCTTATGGGAATTGGGCTGCCAAGGAGTTTCTTGGTCAGCTTTGTGAGGTCTGTTAGCATATTTTTTCAAGGAGTTTGGTTCATAGTGATGGGCTACATGCTATGGACACCAGAATTGCTACCTAGAGGTTGTGAACTTTACAATGAAGATGAACACCATGTGGTTAGATGTGGCAGCCAACAAGCATTACATAGGGCTAAATCACTTGTAAATATTCTATTCAGCTGCTTCTTAATTGGTACTGCAATTTTTGCAGTTTCTTTTTATATGGGTATGGTTGAAAGATTTGGTACAAGGGAGGATTACTATTGTAAATTACCAAAGGAATTTGAAGAGAtgcaagaagaggaagaagagttTTGTGATGCTGAATCccaaaaggaaaagaaatttgGTGAGTCAAAGGGTGCTTTTGTTCATATGGAAGCAAGAATTGCACCATTCAATATGGAAAGGTAG